In Aedes albopictus strain Foshan unplaced genomic scaffold, AalbF5 HiC_scaffold_54, whole genome shotgun sequence, one DNA window encodes the following:
- the LOC134284692 gene encoding uncharacterized protein LOC134284692 yields MEWYRIYADDLDNEELDYELAIRACPLVGGQETRRRELRNLLRGPNSSRTLVVADHMMQADLEIVPYKLQEIERIMIDESSRGMLSRLVHYHQRVRRYVPHNPVELENRRRLLELVDDLARRYFQVDFRMMETPVPQDEIRDLPAANSPRFIMQPPDAIRPGDGEQVRSGSLMNPGRPNSTGSINLEGAVGGDIGSVSVNRQPALNNPEPAVVHPRPEGGAFHLWRTGGSQPQYTGAIPRAARPSAPDFVQSPPQMVSSVNFNLQNPQGPVRSIPNSYPAQEIIENHQQFRRQPQEVLSQPRSDQRPQGGDEVRQTPRIAAENINMNEYVHCSQIEAYVKRCVEQITQQGTRYSIGQDNLMNNLADEVAQVRFADQEVQNSLPNQIIPPQLMNLREPSPPLQLSGSRPDARSTPRQNTANLHRTFAAEGDRFVPVQLGNILNPRPAVASPGIPRYQPDVDGYRGNLPPRRQPHQQCAIIEKWPKFTGDTNTVPVTDFLRQIDILCRSYDISKQELRMHAHLLFKDNAYVWYTTYEEKFNSWETLEVYLKMRYDNPNRDRLIREEMRNRKQRPNELFSAFLADMEMLAQRMIRKMSEAEKFEMIVENMKLSYKRRLALEPIQSIDHLAQMCYKFDALESNLYQVYNQSKSVHHVALEDEGNEDYLDASEAEVYALRSKMMQNRNRAPGKTASETKSSNEQKPSEMTCWNCNTAGHLWRDCDKRKRIFCHICGMMDTTAFKCPNQHNLRYEDEEPKNE; encoded by the coding sequence ATGGAGTGGTACCGAATCTATGCCGATGACCTCGATAACGAAGAGCTGGACTATGAGCTGGCAATTCGCGCATGTCCTCTTGTAGGCGGCCAGGAGACGCGTCGAAGGGAATTGAGGAACCTTCTCCGTGGTCCGAATTCGTCGAGAACGCTGGTCGTTGCCGATCACATGATGCAGGCGGATCTCGAGATAGTACCGTACAAGCTGCAAGAAATCGAAAGGATTATGATTGATGAATCGAGCAGAGGTATGCTGTCGAGATTGGTCCATTACCATCAGAGAGTTCGTCGTTACGTCCCGCATAATCCAGTAGAGCTCGAGAATCGTCGACGTTTGTTGGAGTTGGTCGATGATTTGGCCAGAAGGTACTTCCAGGTGGACTTCCGTATGATGGAGACTCCAGTACCGCAGGACGAAATCAGGGACTTACCGGCAGCGAACTCGCCGCGGTTTATCATGCAGCCACCGGATGCCATACGTCCAGGAGATGGTGAACAGGTTAGAAGTGGCTCGTTGATGAATCCCGGTCGGCCGAATTCCACAGGCTCGATAAATTTGGAAGGTGCAGTGGGCGGTGATATCGGATCCGTTTCAGTAAATCGTCAGCCGGCACTGAACAATCCCGAACCAGCAGTGGTGCATCCTAGACCAGAAGGAGGTGCATTCCATTTGTGGCGTACCGGAGGTTCCCAGCCGCAGTACACAGGAGCGATTCCTCGTGCTGCTAGACCATCCGCTCCGGACTTTGTACAGTCGCCACCGCAGATGGTTTCGTCGGTTAATTTCAATCTACAAAATCCACAAGGCCCTGTACGCAGCATTCCTAATTCGTATCCAGCCCAAGAGATCATCGAGAATCATCAGCAATTCAGACGCCAACCGCAGGAAGTTCTGTCGCAGCCGAGGAGTGATCAGCGTCCTCAAGGAGGCGATGAGGTGCGTCAGACACCGAGGATAGCGGCTGAAAACATAAACATGAATGAGTACGTGCATTGTTCACAGATCGAGGCTTATGTGAAGAGATGTGTGGAGCAGATAACCCAGCAAGGAACAAGATATTCTATTGGACAAGACAATTTGATGAACAACTTGGCAGATGAAGTCGCGCAAGTGCGTTTCGCGGACCAGGAGGTGCAGAACAGTCTACCAAACCAAATAATTCCACCGCAGTTGATGAATTTGCGTGAACCGAGCCCGCCTCTTCAACTAAGTGGATCTCGTCCGGATGCTCGGAGTACACCGAGACAAAATACCGCGAATCTGCATCGAACTTTTGCAGCTGAAGGAGATCGATTTGTTCCAGTTCAGTTGGGAAACATTCTTAATCCTAGACCGGCCGTAGCATCACCTGGGATACCAAGATACCAACCTGATGTCGATGGCTATCGTGGAAATCTACCGCCAAGAAGACAACCCCATCAACAGTGTGCGATCATCGAGAAGTGGCCAAAATTCACCGGAGATACGAATACCGTTCCCGTTACCGACTTTTTAAGGCAGATCGACATTCTATGCCGATCGTACGATATCAGCAAGCAGGAGCTCCGTATGCACGCCCATCTTTTGTTTAAGGACAACGCTTATGTTTGGTACACGACATACGAGGAGAAGTTCAATTCGTGGGAAACGCTGGAAGTCTATCTCAAAATGAGATACGACAATCCTAACAGAGACAGGCTGATACGCGAAGAGATGCGCAATCGTAAGCAGCGCCCGAACGAGCTCTTCAGTGCTTTCTTAGCCGATATGGAGATGTTAGCTCAACGTATGATCCGGAAAATGTCAGAAGCCGAGAAATTTGAGATGATAGTTGAGAACATGAAACTCTCGTACAAGCGGCGTCTAGCGTTGGAGCCAATTCAGTCGATAGACCATTTGGCCCAGATGTGCTACAAATTTGACGCGCTTGAGAGTAATTTGTATCAGGTTTACAACCAGTCAAAGTCTGTACACCATGTCGCGTTGGAAGATGAGGGAAACGAGGATTATTTGGATGCTTCAGAAGCCGAAGTTTATGCGCTGCGTTCCAAGATGATGCAAAACCGAAATAGAGCACCAGGGAAGACAGCTTCGGAAACCAAGTCTTCCAATGAGCAAAAACCATCGGAAATGACTTGCTGGAACTGCAATACGGCGGGTCATCTATGGCGCGATTGTGATAAACGGAAGAGAATCTTCTGTCATATTTGCGGAATGATGGACACAACGGCGTTCAAGTGTCCAAACCAGCATAACCTTCGTTACGAAGACGAAGAGCCAAAAAACGAGTAG